In a genomic window of Mycolicibacillus parakoreensis:
- a CDS encoding SDR family oxidoreductase → MTRQRILITGASSGLGAGMARAFAAKGRDLALCARRRDRLDELKAELTDRHPGIRVVVAELDVNDHEQVPKVFDAVAEELGGIDRVVVNAGIGKGWRLGEGKPWANKATLETNLVSALVQIETAMAMFKKAGSGHLVLISSVLANKGVPGVKAAYAASKAGVSSLGESLRAEYPSGPIAITVIEPGYIESEMTAKSNSTMLMVDNDTGVAAMVAAIERERGRSVVPTWPWAPLVRLLRVLPPRLTKPFA, encoded by the coding sequence GTGACGCGTCAGAGAATCCTCATCACCGGTGCCAGCTCGGGATTGGGGGCCGGCATGGCCCGTGCGTTCGCGGCGAAGGGGCGTGACCTCGCGCTCTGCGCTCGACGCCGCGACCGCCTCGACGAACTCAAGGCGGAGCTGACCGACCGCCACCCCGGAATCCGGGTGGTGGTCGCCGAACTCGACGTCAACGACCACGAGCAGGTGCCGAAGGTGTTCGACGCGGTCGCCGAGGAGCTCGGCGGGATCGACCGGGTGGTGGTCAATGCCGGCATCGGCAAGGGGTGGCGCCTCGGTGAGGGCAAGCCGTGGGCCAACAAGGCCACGCTGGAGACCAACCTGGTCTCGGCGCTGGTGCAGATCGAAACCGCGATGGCGATGTTCAAAAAGGCCGGATCGGGGCATCTGGTGCTGATCTCCTCGGTGCTGGCCAACAAGGGGGTGCCCGGGGTGAAGGCCGCCTACGCCGCCAGCAAGGCCGGGGTGTCCTCGTTGGGGGAGTCGCTGCGCGCGGAGTACCCCAGCGGCCCCATCGCCATCACCGTGATCGAGCCCGGCTACATCGAATCGGAGATGACGGCCAAATCGAATTCGACGATGCTGATGGTCGACAACGACACCGGTGTCGCCGCCATGGTGGCGGCCATCGAACGTGAGCGTGGCCGGTCGGTCGTGCCGACCTGGCCGTGGGCACCGCTGGTCCGGTTGCTGCGGGTGCTGCCGCCGCGGCTCACCAAACCGTTCGCCTGA
- a CDS encoding phage holin family protein, which translates to MGPFVLRAALTGVALWVVTVVVAGVDFVGGQTTVERVAIVFVVAVIFGLVNAFIKPVVQILSIPLYVLTLGLIHIVINALMLTLTAWITEHTTHWGLRIAQFWPTAIWAAIVLSLVSWVLSLVVRDVGRAGG; encoded by the coding sequence ATGGGGCCGTTTGTGCTGCGTGCCGCGCTGACCGGGGTGGCGCTGTGGGTGGTGACCGTGGTGGTCGCCGGGGTGGACTTCGTCGGGGGCCAGACCACCGTCGAACGGGTCGCGATCGTGTTCGTCGTCGCGGTGATCTTCGGGTTGGTCAACGCGTTCATCAAACCGGTGGTGCAGATCCTGTCGATCCCGCTGTACGTGCTGACGCTGGGCCTGATCCACATCGTGATCAACGCGTTGATGCTGACGCTCACCGCCTGGATCACCGAACACACCACGCACTGGGGGCTGCGCATCGCGCAGTTCTGGCCGACGGCGATCTGGGCGGCGATCGTGCTGTCGCTGGTCAGCTGGGTGTTGTCGCTGGTGGTGCGCGACGTCGGCCGCGCCGGCGGGTGA
- a CDS encoding phosphatase PAP2 family protein, with product MSGARILAAPKPSAGSTAALVAGLLLALLAVAVLADRAGAGTGVDHRVLHWFIDQRRDWLTPLMLTVSQASSRLAVAVAALAAAAVAWWRRRSVRPAVLIVATCGGAGLVGLGIKHLVGAARPPAAAQLVAKTGPAFPSGHVTYALALMGILAVLVGGRAARAACAALTATITVAAVAIAVSRLYLGVHWLTDVLGGALLATAAVLLGAWVHRMGRGGQTGHRAGVARG from the coding sequence GTGAGTGGGGCACGTATCCTCGCCGCACCGAAGCCGAGCGCCGGCAGCACCGCCGCGCTCGTCGCCGGCCTGCTTCTCGCACTGCTGGCGGTCGCGGTCCTCGCCGACCGGGCCGGCGCCGGAACCGGCGTCGATCACCGCGTGCTGCACTGGTTCATCGACCAGCGTCGGGACTGGTTGACCCCGCTGATGCTGACGGTGTCGCAGGCCAGCAGCCGCCTGGCGGTGGCGGTCGCGGCCCTGGCGGCCGCCGCGGTGGCGTGGTGGCGACGGCGCTCGGTGCGCCCGGCCGTGCTCATCGTCGCCACCTGTGGGGGCGCCGGACTGGTCGGGCTGGGGATCAAACACCTCGTCGGTGCGGCGCGCCCGCCCGCCGCGGCGCAGCTGGTGGCCAAAACCGGCCCGGCGTTCCCCTCCGGGCACGTCACCTACGCGCTGGCGTTGATGGGGATCCTCGCCGTGCTCGTCGGCGGCCGGGCCGCGCGGGCCGCGTGCGCGGCGCTGACCGCGACGATCACGGTGGCCGCCGTCGCCATCGCGGTCAGCCGGCTGTACCTGGGGGTGCACTGGTTGACCGACGTTCTCGGCGGTGCACTGCTCGCGACGGCGGCGGTGCTCCTGGGCGCCTGGGTCCACCGGATGGGCCGGGGCGGGCAGACTGGACACCGTGCCGGAGTTGCCCGAGGTTGA
- a CDS encoding Fpg/Nei family DNA glycosylase, producing the protein MPELPEVEALADFLRHHAVGRTVGRIDVVAFAALKTVVPAPQDVVGRPVRAARRWGKYLGIRFDDGYLITHLARAGWLRWSDRLAAAPPRPGKGPIALRVHLGPPGSAPGFDLTEAGSQKRLAVWLVDRPETVPGIAALGPDALDITAARLAAVLGAHRGRLKTALTDQRVIAGIGNAYSDEILHTAGLSPFAPAHTLTPARCDALHAALTAVLTDAVHRSVGQQAATLKGEKRTGLRVHGRSGLPCPVCGDSVREVAYADRSFQYCPTCQTGGRVLADRRISRLVK; encoded by the coding sequence GTGCCGGAGTTGCCCGAGGTTGAGGCCCTCGCCGATTTTCTGCGCCACCACGCGGTCGGCCGCACCGTCGGCCGCATCGATGTGGTGGCCTTCGCCGCGCTCAAAACCGTCGTGCCGGCCCCGCAGGACGTGGTCGGCCGGCCGGTGCGCGCGGCCCGCCGGTGGGGCAAATACCTCGGCATCCGGTTCGACGACGGCTATCTGATCACCCACCTGGCCCGGGCGGGATGGCTGCGCTGGTCGGACCGATTGGCCGCGGCGCCACCGCGTCCCGGCAAGGGCCCCATCGCGCTGCGGGTGCATCTGGGGCCGCCGGGGTCGGCCCCCGGATTCGATCTCACCGAGGCCGGCAGCCAGAAACGCCTGGCGGTGTGGCTGGTCGACCGCCCCGAGACGGTGCCGGGCATCGCCGCCCTGGGCCCCGACGCCCTGGACATCACCGCCGCCCGGCTGGCGGCGGTGTTGGGCGCCCACCGGGGGCGACTCAAGACCGCGCTGACCGATCAGCGGGTGATCGCCGGCATCGGCAACGCCTACAGCGACGAGATCCTGCACACCGCCGGACTGTCGCCGTTCGCGCCGGCCCACACGCTCACCCCGGCCCGGTGTGACGCCCTGCACGCGGCGCTGACCGCGGTGCTCACCGACGCCGTGCACCGGTCGGTCGGCCAGCAGGCCGCCACCCTCAAGGGCGAGAAGCGCACCGGTCTGCGGGTGCACGGCCGCAGCGGGCTGCCGTGCCCGGTGTGCGGCGACAGCGTGCGCGAGGTGGCCTACGCCGACCGGTCGTTTCAATACTGTCCCACCTGCCAGACCGGCGGCCGCGTGCTGGCCGATCGCCGGATCTCGCGGCTGGTGAAGTGA